A stretch of Garra rufa chromosome 11, GarRuf1.0, whole genome shotgun sequence DNA encodes these proteins:
- the nr1h4 gene encoding bile acid receptor isoform X1 yields the protein MNEWVGHDVNVVGPLQIPPSDAFPLSESSHFFDILAEQNSPLLQDQEVMPFTSYPSMQYTSVEPSMSSPSYYSSQHCYPQYSGEEWYSPSTVFEMRKGPLEGGFDNELEEPCPVVPTVCKRPRHAAHSGRSKGEELCVVCGDKASGYHYNALTCEGCKGFFRRSITKNAVYKCKSGGNCEMDMYMRRKCQECRLRKCKEMGMLAECLLTEIQCKSKRLRKNTKASSDESTGDDVVDSRDAKQVVSTTKPSKENIELSQDQQALINYIVDAHNKHRIPQDMAKRLLQEQFNAEENFLLLTEMATSHVQVLVEFTKNIPGFQSLDHEDQIALLKGSAVEAMFLRSAQVFSKKQPNGHTEVLEDRIRRSGISEEFITPMFNFYKSIGELQMMQEEHALLTAITILSPDRPYVKDQQAVERLQEPMLEVLRKVCKLQHPHEPQHFARLLGRLTELRTLNHHHAEMLESWRMSDHKFTPLLCEIWDVQ from the exons ATGAATGAGTGGGTGGGCCATGACGTCAATGTGGTGGGACCTTTACAGATCCCACCCAGTGATGCATTCCCCCTATCAGAGAGCTCACACTTTTTTG ATATTCTGGCAGAGCAGAACAGTCCATTGCTACAGGACCAGGAGGTCATGCCTTTCACCAGCTATCCCAGCATGCAGTACACCTCGGTGGAGCCCTCCATGTCATCACCATCATACTACTCCAGTCAGCACTGCTACCCACAGTACAGCGGGGAGGAGTGGTACTCTCCATCTACCGTGTTTGAGATGAGGAAAGGACCGTTGGAGGGCGGCTTTGATAATGAGCTGGAAGAGCCTTGCCCTGTTGTCCCAACCGTGTGTAAAAGACCCAGACACGCAGCCCACTCCGGGCGGAGCAAAGGCGAGGAACTATGTGTGGTCTGTGGAGATAAAGCATCAGGGTATCACTACAATGCACTCACATGTGAAGGATGTAAAG GATTCTTCAGAAGGAGTATCACAAAGAATGCTGTATATAAATGTAAGAGTGGAGGAAACTGTGAGATGGACATGTACATGCGAAGGAAATGCCAAGAGTGTCGACTCAGGAAGTGCAAAGAGATGGGCATGCTGGCAGAAT GCTTGTTAACCGAAATTCAATGCAAATCCAAAAGGCTGAGGAAAAACACAAAGGCCTCATCTGACGAAAGTACAGGGGACGATGTTGTTGACAGTAGAGATGCTAAACAAGTTGTATCTACCACTAAACCATCCAAG GAGAATATAGAACTGAGCCAAGATCAGCAggctttaataaattatatagtcGATGCTCACAACAAACATCGGATCCCTCAAGACATGGCGAAAAGACTG CTACAAGAGCAATTTAACGCAGAAGAAAACTTCCTTCTACTGACTGAAATGGCAACTAGTCATGTTCAAGTTCTGGTTGAGTTCACAAAAAATATACCAG GTTTTCAGTCTCTGGATCACGAAGATCAGATCGCTTTATTAAAAGGTTCCGCTGTAGAGGCAATGTTCCTGCGTTCGGCGCAGGTCTTCTCCAAGAAACAGCCGAACGGACACACAGAGGTGCTAGAGGACAGGATCCGAAGGAGTG GGATATCTGAAGAGTTTATCACACCCATGTTTAACTTTTATAAAAGCATTGGGGAGCTGCAGATGATGCAAGAGGAACATGCTCTTCTCACTGCTATCACAATTCTCTCACCAG ACAGACCATACGTAAAGGACCAGCAGGCAGTGGAGCGTCTGCAGGAGCCCATGTTGGAGGTGCTGAGAAAGGTCTGCAAACTACAGCACCCCCACGAGCCCCAGCACTTTGCACGGCTTCTCGGTCGTCTGACTGAGCTTCGCACCCTCAACCACCACCACGCCGAAATGTTGGAGTCATGGCGCATGAGCGACCACAAGTTCACCCCCCTCCTCTGTGAGATCTGGGACGTTCAATGA
- the nr1h4 gene encoding bile acid receptor isoform X2 codes for MAMVQEKASDILAEQNSPLLQDQEVMPFTSYPSMQYTSVEPSMSSPSYYSSQHCYPQYSGEEWYSPSTVFEMRKGPLEGGFDNELEEPCPVVPTVCKRPRHAAHSGRSKGEELCVVCGDKASGYHYNALTCEGCKGFFRRSITKNAVYKCKSGGNCEMDMYMRRKCQECRLRKCKEMGMLAECLLTEIQCKSKRLRKNTKASSDESTGDDVVDSRDAKQVVSTTKPSKENIELSQDQQALINYIVDAHNKHRIPQDMAKRLLQEQFNAEENFLLLTEMATSHVQVLVEFTKNIPGFQSLDHEDQIALLKGSAVEAMFLRSAQVFSKKQPNGHTEVLEDRIRRSGISEEFITPMFNFYKSIGELQMMQEEHALLTAITILSPDRPYVKDQQAVERLQEPMLEVLRKVCKLQHPHEPQHFARLLGRLTELRTLNHHHAEMLESWRMSDHKFTPLLCEIWDVQ; via the exons ATGGCCATGGTTCAGGAGAAAGCTTCAG ATATTCTGGCAGAGCAGAACAGTCCATTGCTACAGGACCAGGAGGTCATGCCTTTCACCAGCTATCCCAGCATGCAGTACACCTCGGTGGAGCCCTCCATGTCATCACCATCATACTACTCCAGTCAGCACTGCTACCCACAGTACAGCGGGGAGGAGTGGTACTCTCCATCTACCGTGTTTGAGATGAGGAAAGGACCGTTGGAGGGCGGCTTTGATAATGAGCTGGAAGAGCCTTGCCCTGTTGTCCCAACCGTGTGTAAAAGACCCAGACACGCAGCCCACTCCGGGCGGAGCAAAGGCGAGGAACTATGTGTGGTCTGTGGAGATAAAGCATCAGGGTATCACTACAATGCACTCACATGTGAAGGATGTAAAG GATTCTTCAGAAGGAGTATCACAAAGAATGCTGTATATAAATGTAAGAGTGGAGGAAACTGTGAGATGGACATGTACATGCGAAGGAAATGCCAAGAGTGTCGACTCAGGAAGTGCAAAGAGATGGGCATGCTGGCAGAAT GCTTGTTAACCGAAATTCAATGCAAATCCAAAAGGCTGAGGAAAAACACAAAGGCCTCATCTGACGAAAGTACAGGGGACGATGTTGTTGACAGTAGAGATGCTAAACAAGTTGTATCTACCACTAAACCATCCAAG GAGAATATAGAACTGAGCCAAGATCAGCAggctttaataaattatatagtcGATGCTCACAACAAACATCGGATCCCTCAAGACATGGCGAAAAGACTG CTACAAGAGCAATTTAACGCAGAAGAAAACTTCCTTCTACTGACTGAAATGGCAACTAGTCATGTTCAAGTTCTGGTTGAGTTCACAAAAAATATACCAG GTTTTCAGTCTCTGGATCACGAAGATCAGATCGCTTTATTAAAAGGTTCCGCTGTAGAGGCAATGTTCCTGCGTTCGGCGCAGGTCTTCTCCAAGAAACAGCCGAACGGACACACAGAGGTGCTAGAGGACAGGATCCGAAGGAGTG GGATATCTGAAGAGTTTATCACACCCATGTTTAACTTTTATAAAAGCATTGGGGAGCTGCAGATGATGCAAGAGGAACATGCTCTTCTCACTGCTATCACAATTCTCTCACCAG ACAGACCATACGTAAAGGACCAGCAGGCAGTGGAGCGTCTGCAGGAGCCCATGTTGGAGGTGCTGAGAAAGGTCTGCAAACTACAGCACCCCCACGAGCCCCAGCACTTTGCACGGCTTCTCGGTCGTCTGACTGAGCTTCGCACCCTCAACCACCACCACGCCGAAATGTTGGAGTCATGGCGCATGAGCGACCACAAGTTCACCCCCCTCCTCTGTGAGATCTGGGACGTTCAATGA